In Deltaproteobacteria bacterium HGW-Deltaproteobacteria-18, a genomic segment contains:
- the gltA gene encoding citrate (Si)-synthase (type II enzyme; in Escherichia coli this enzyme forms a trimer of dimers which is allosterically inhibited by NADH and competitively inhibited by alpha-ketoglutarate; allosteric inhibition is lost when Cys206 is chemically modified which also affects hexamer formation; forms oxaloacetate and acetyl-CoA and water from citrate and coenzyme A; functions in TCA cycle, glyoxylate cycle and respiration; enzyme from Helicobacter pylori is not inhibited by NADH): MQNIDTATLTIDGKSYELPIVRGTEGEVALDVSCLRSLAGVITLDQGYANTGSCYSAISFVDGERGILRYRGYPIEQLARQSSFVETVMLLVFGELPTREERAAFRTMLGDTALLHEDLMHHFEGFPPNGHPMAILSAVINSLGAYNPDLLDIQTEAEFRKAVAKLVSKVRTIAAFSYRKSAGLPIIYPDPSRSYCENFLHMMFSVPYKEHVPTPEAQKALTQFLLVHADHEQNCSCSTVRMVGSSEANLFASVSAGICALWGRLHGGANSAVVQMLENIRDGDLTVKECIEKVKRKEYRLMGFGHRVYKNFDPRAKVLKECATNLLASLQVNDPFLDIAQELEEIALHDDYFVSRKLYPNVDFYSGLILRALNIPVNMFPVMFAIGRLPGWIAHWHEQHLEENTRIHRPRQIYVGPNIRDYIPMKDR; the protein is encoded by the coding sequence ATGCAAAATATAGATACGGCCACACTGACCATCGACGGCAAGTCCTACGAGCTGCCCATAGTGCGCGGCACCGAGGGCGAAGTCGCGTTGGATGTGAGCTGTCTGCGCAGCCTGGCGGGGGTCATCACCCTGGACCAGGGCTATGCCAATACCGGATCGTGTTACAGTGCCATAAGCTTCGTGGATGGAGAAAGGGGAATTCTGCGCTATCGCGGTTACCCCATCGAGCAGCTGGCACGGCAGAGCTCTTTCGTGGAGACGGTCATGCTCCTCGTTTTCGGCGAACTGCCGACCCGCGAGGAACGGGCCGCATTTCGCACCATGCTCGGTGATACGGCCCTGCTGCATGAGGATCTCATGCACCACTTCGAAGGTTTTCCGCCCAACGGGCATCCCATGGCCATCCTTTCGGCGGTCATCAATTCGCTTGGAGCCTACAATCCCGATCTGCTGGACATCCAGACCGAAGCGGAGTTTCGCAAGGCCGTGGCAAAGCTTGTCAGCAAAGTGCGCACCATTGCGGCTTTCAGTTATCGCAAGTCCGCAGGGCTGCCCATCATCTATCCGGACCCCAGCCGCTCCTACTGCGAAAACTTTCTGCACATGATGTTTTCCGTGCCCTACAAGGAGCACGTTCCCACCCCGGAAGCCCAGAAGGCCCTGACGCAGTTCCTGCTGGTGCACGCCGATCACGAGCAGAACTGCTCCTGCTCCACGGTACGCATGGTCGGTTCGAGCGAGGCCAATCTCTTTGCCTCGGTTTCGGCCGGGATCTGCGCCCTGTGGGGCCGGTTGCACGGAGGGGCCAACTCCGCCGTTGTGCAAATGCTCGAAAACATCCGCGACGGGGATCTCACGGTCAAGGAGTGCATCGAGAAGGTCAAGCGCAAGGAATACAGGCTCATGGGCTTTGGGCACCGGGTCTACAAGAACTTTGATCCCCGGGCCAAGGTTCTCAAGGAATGCGCAACCAACCTGCTGGCCTCCCTGCAGGTCAATGATCCGTTCCTGGACATTGCCCAGGAGCTTGAAGAGATCGCGCTGCATGACGATTATTTCGTCTCGCGCAAGCTCTATCCCAACGTGGACTTCTATTCCGGGCTGATCCTGCGCGCCCTGAACATCCCTGTGAACATGTTCCCGGTCATGTTCGCCATCGGACGCCTTCCGGGCTGGATCGCGCACTGGCACGAACAGCATCTGGAGGAGAACACCCGCATCCACCGCCCCCGCCAGATTTACGTGGGGCCGAACATTCGGGACTACATACCGATGAAGGATCGCTGA